A window from Dermacentor albipictus isolate Rhodes 1998 colony chromosome 10, USDA_Dalb.pri_finalv2, whole genome shotgun sequence encodes these proteins:
- the LOC135899130 gene encoding uncharacterized protein, translating into MCVQVQGKEISPEEYHSDAGWTRAEERMSRLRQRNRTSGKPDEPGGSQTSTRSKFYNNVRASAAKAARMPAMPLEKSKIVVKPRGGLDIVKTGTTTVAAAKITSEESAGDAICPNTQQKIMVVSTPNEDNAARYANIQEISIQGKPYEVSAYRTAPHNTVKGIIRGIPIDASADALDRNIVNERNPLAVGAKRIGSTTTAIVVFQGPKIPNFVRYGVTLIPCRLYKKQIDVCQQCGRMGQRKDMCPTPTIKTCLACGLANVTEDHCCTPKCMLCGDEHQTGDRTCKAKYKIPYVVHRRQWERRQAKRQLLSESNFPPLDKPPDARKSRTPSENRAPNSRDSSSCKRSLSSKKSPSRERVSWVDAVKGNNIRNAQKITEATKKEDMNKVREANEIVRQENAALQATINHLTREIAEIHQLLLCYNEPLQRPAPSTSKTEETTTNILEKAIEEPAPKKRAIVAARTQTENDRIDSL; encoded by the coding sequence ATGTGCGTTCAAGTTCAAGGAAAAGAGATATCACCCGAAGAATACCACAGCGACGCCGGATGGACGCGCGCGGAGGAACGCATGTCGAGGCTGCGCCAGCGGAACCGCACCAGCGGCAAGCCCGACGAACCTGGCGGGAGTCAAACAAGCACGAGGTCGAAATTCTACAACAACGTCAGAGCCTCGGCCGCCAAGGCAGCACGCATGCCAGCCATGCCACTGGAAAAAAGCAAGATAGTCGTCAAACCCAGAGGGGGACTGGACATTGTCAAGACCGGCACCACCACCGTCGCTGCGGCCAAGATCACGAGCGAGGAAAGCGCCGGGGACGCCATCTGCCCCAACACGCAACAGAAAATCATGGTCGTCAGTACACCCAACGAAGACAACGCGGCAAGGTACGCTAACATCCAGGAAATATCTATTCAAGGCAAACCCTACGAAGTAAGCGCATATCGCACGGCACCTCATAACACCGTAAAGGGCATCATCAGAGGCATCCCCATCGACGCGAGCGCCGATGCGCTAGATAGAAACATCGTCAACGAGAGGAACCCGCTAGCAGTGGGCGCAAAAAGAATTGGAAGCACGACCACTGCTATCGTGGTGTTCCAGGGACCCAAGATACCGAACTTCGTCCGATACGGAGTCACCCTGATACCGTGCCGCCTCTACAAGAAACAGATCGACGTTTGCCAGCAGTGCGGCCGAATGGGACAGCGCAAGGACATGTGCCCGACCCCCACAATCAAGACGTGCCTGGCCTGCGGACTCGCGAACGTTACAGAAGACCATTGCTGTACCCCAAAATGTATGTTATGCGGGGACGAACACCAGACCGGAGACCGAACGTGCAAGGCGAAATACAAGATCCCCTACGTAGTGCACAGGCGACAATGGGAGCGCCGACAGGCCAAACGCCAGCTGCTGTCGGAGAGCAATTTCCCGCCACTCGACAAGCCGCCAGATGCGCGAAAGTCAAGGACGCCATCGGAAAACCGCGCACCCAACTCCAGAGACAGCAGCAGCTGCAAGAGAAGCCTCAGCAGCAAAAAGTCCCCATCACGTGAGCGAGTAAGCTGGGTCGACGCAGTGAAAGGGAACAATataaggaacgcgcagaaaatcACCGAAGCCACGAAGAAAGAAGATATGAACAAGGTGCGGGAGGCAAATGAGATCGTAAGACAAGAAAACGCGGCATTGCAAGCGACCAtcaaccacctcacgagagagatcGCCGAGATCCATCAATTGCTGCTATGCTACAATGAACCTCTACAGAGACCCGCGCCAAGCACAAGCAAGACCGAGGAAACGACAACGAACATCCTGGAGAAAGCCATAGAGGAACCGGCACCGAAGAAGCGAGCCATCGTGGCCGCGCGCACGCAAACAGAAAACGATCGCATCGACAGCCTCTAA